One genomic window of Methanoculleus horonobensis includes the following:
- a CDS encoding pyruvate kinase alpha/beta domain-containing protein: MGFVTRNTYYFDAPGRENTRDAARFAVERARELGVKKVVVASSSGRTALAFRDAMAGTDLELIVVTHAVGFSKPGEWEFSPEAAETLRAEGAKIVTGTHALSGLERAISRSPKLGGSSRTEAIAEALRRTVAVGLKVAVECVLIAADQGAVGVDDEVIAVGGTATGADTVCVIRPAHTASFFDLQVREIVAMPRNR; this comes from the coding sequence ATGGGCTTCGTAACCCGGAATACCTACTACTTCGATGCGCCGGGCAGAGAGAATACCCGCGACGCCGCCCGGTTCGCCGTCGAGCGGGCGCGGGAACTCGGCGTCAAAAAGGTCGTTGTCGCAAGCAGCAGCGGCCGGACGGCGCTTGCCTTCCGGGACGCAATGGCGGGAACCGACCTCGAACTGATCGTCGTCACCCACGCGGTCGGGTTCTCAAAGCCCGGCGAGTGGGAGTTCTCGCCGGAGGCGGCCGAGACCCTCCGGGCGGAAGGGGCGAAGATCGTCACCGGCACGCATGCGCTCTCCGGGCTCGAGCGCGCGATATCCCGCTCGCCGAAACTCGGCGGGAGTTCCCGCACGGAAGCAATCGCCGAGGCTCTCCGGCGGACGGTCGCGGTCGGCCTGAAGGTCGCGGTGGAGTGCGTCCTGATCGCGGCCGACCAGGGTGCGGTCGGCGTCGATGATGAGGTGATCGCGGTCGGGGGCACTGCGACCGGGGCCGATACTGTCTGCGTCATCCGTCCGGCGCATACCGCGTCGTTCTTCGATCTGCAGGTGCGCGAGATCGTCGCCATGCCGAGGAACCGGTGA
- a CDS encoding DUF7847 domain-containing protein, giving the protein MTLESVTGAAGLLRQHPILWSIGLVMGALAVLDLVIPVYGGAFYTQPLALLQVLLTPFLAGGVYGTIRAENFSFSEFVQWGKTYYFRILLPALVIFFAVILTLVLLMIPLALLGAGAAANMASLLFGVILSIAFFTFFYDTVAVFEETGVFESIRRSIEFVMNNLGRVLVFYLVNIVVLAVLGFLALFAWTALLLEKLEPLTTMSPDELQAVMPEDLLALIGTEGIWITAIVYAVVIVLFSVFLYAYKASFFKNHAGAVQAEQGEYDEKGRWYKY; this is encoded by the coding sequence ATGACGCTCGAATCGGTCACCGGTGCCGCCGGGCTCCTCCGGCAGCACCCCATCCTCTGGTCGATCGGCCTCGTCATGGGCGCTCTCGCGGTTCTCGACCTCGTCATCCCCGTCTACGGCGGGGCGTTCTACACGCAGCCTCTGGCACTCCTGCAGGTTCTCCTGACGCCGTTTTTAGCCGGCGGCGTCTACGGCACGATCCGTGCGGAGAACTTCTCCTTCAGTGAGTTCGTGCAATGGGGCAAGACCTACTACTTCCGGATACTCCTGCCGGCCCTGGTCATCTTCTTCGCGGTCATCCTGACCCTCGTTCTGCTCATGATACCGCTCGCGCTCCTCGGCGCAGGAGCCGCCGCAAACATGGCGTCGCTCCTCTTCGGGGTCATCCTCTCGATCGCCTTCTTCACGTTCTTCTACGATACCGTGGCGGTCTTTGAAGAGACGGGGGTCTTCGAGTCGATCCGACGGAGCATCGAGTTCGTCATGAACAACCTCGGCAGGGTTCTCGTCTTCTACCTGGTAAACATCGTCGTCCTCGCGGTGCTCGGCTTTTTGGCCCTCTTTGCCTGGACGGCTCTCCTCCTGGAAAAACTCGAACCACTCACCACGATGAGCCCCGACGAACTCCAGGCGGTGATGCCGGAGGATCTCCTCGCGCTGATCGGGACGGAGGGAATATGGATCACCGCAATCGTCTATGCAGTCGTGATCGTGCTCTTCTCGGTCTTCCTCTACGCCTACAAGGCGAGTTTCTTCAAAAACCACGCAGGTGCCGTGCAGGCAGAGCAGGGGGAGTATGACGAGAAGGGGCGGTGGTATAAGTATTGA
- a CDS encoding HepT-like ribonuclease domain-containing protein, protein MKDATLYLLHIRECTDRIMRYTHDGKMAFLADEMIQDAVLRNLQILAESTQRLDEDLKASHPEIDWHGISGFRNILAHQYLSVNPLRIWNVIEQHLPLLLEAVTRMLEEKRDG, encoded by the coding sequence TTGAAGGATGCCACGCTCTACCTGCTCCACATCAGGGAGTGTACCGACCGGATCATGAGGTATACCCATGATGGGAAGATGGCGTTTCTTGCTGATGAGATGATACAGGATGCCGTTCTCCGGAACCTCCAAATCCTTGCCGAGTCCACGCAACGTCTCGATGAAGACTTGAAGGCAAGCCATCCGGAGATCGACTGGCACGGGATCTCCGGGTTTAGAAATATTCTTGCACACCAATACCTCAGCGTCAATCCCCTGCGTATCTGGAATGTCATTGAACAACACCTACCTCTTCTTTTGGAAGCCGTCACCCGAATGCTGGAGGAGAAGCGAGATGGTTGA
- a CDS encoding nucleotidyltransferase family protein, with product MKAGVGILERVMAERNRICEIAARHGARNVRIFGSVVRGEAEAESDLDLLLDLEPDRSLLDLVALKSELEALLGIPVDVAEPVSLHWYIRDRVMAEAVPL from the coding sequence ATGAAGGCCGGGGTAGGGATCTTAGAGCGGGTCATGGCCGAGCGAAACCGGATCTGCGAGATCGCCGCACGCCATGGCGCACGAAACGTCCGTATCTTCGGATCCGTTGTGCGTGGGGAGGCGGAAGCGGAGAGTGACCTCGACCTCCTGCTTGACCTCGAGCCGGACCGGAGTCTCCTCGACCTCGTCGCCTTGAAATCGGAACTGGAGGCACTGTTAGGGATCCCTGTTGATGTTGCTGAGCCCGTATCCCTGCATTGGTATATCAGGGATCGGGTGATGGCAGAGGCGGTGCCGCTTTGA
- a CDS encoding DUF92 domain-containing protein yields MTKLQGLVLASILTLVFIGLAPLLQPAWLLTLFLVPFSLVLSLIKDTRYISLSIVVLAVLYGFGWLSTFVFTCTLGIVVIGEVAFRLTGDRHAAYLHHLVAAIIVSIAVMLYLQYAAPLVAVMGVVVAVLLRAALRGRDDALMIEALGVAMTMFLFEELNFEVDLTLLVAAAVIAFGFGYTSYRVRVADVSGLFSGAMIGIILIVFADVRWFLIMLTFFIIGAGATRYRYGDKEQLGVAQEHGGVRGYFNVFANGLVATAAAILYGLTGQPVFAALFMGSVASAAADTAASEIGVTGKVPYLITTLKPVPRGTNGGVTLRGEVAAVIAAALVAAVAWAMGVADPWMVVVTIAAGFIGTNVDSLVGATLENSGRIGNSGTNLVATFSGGVSGMLIYMLV; encoded by the coding sequence ATGACAAAGTTGCAGGGGTTGGTTCTGGCATCGATACTCACCCTCGTCTTCATAGGCCTTGCCCCCCTGCTCCAGCCGGCGTGGCTGCTCACGCTCTTCCTCGTTCCGTTCTCGCTCGTCCTCTCCCTCATCAAGGATACCCGGTATATCTCGCTCTCGATCGTCGTGCTTGCCGTGCTCTACGGGTTCGGCTGGCTCTCGACGTTCGTCTTCACCTGCACGCTCGGGATCGTCGTGATCGGAGAGGTGGCGTTCCGGCTTACCGGTGATCGGCATGCGGCATATCTCCACCACCTGGTTGCGGCAATCATCGTATCGATCGCGGTGATGCTCTATCTGCAGTACGCAGCGCCGCTCGTCGCCGTGATGGGCGTGGTCGTCGCGGTGCTCCTCCGGGCGGCCCTCCGGGGCCGGGACGATGCATTGATGATCGAGGCGCTCGGCGTCGCGATGACGATGTTCCTCTTCGAGGAGCTCAACTTCGAGGTCGACCTGACCCTTCTCGTCGCCGCGGCCGTGATAGCGTTCGGGTTCGGCTACACCTCCTACCGCGTCCGGGTGGCCGATGTCAGCGGCCTCTTCTCGGGCGCCATGATCGGGATCATCCTGATCGTCTTCGCGGACGTCCGGTGGTTCCTGATCATGCTCACCTTCTTCATCATCGGTGCCGGGGCTACCCGGTATCGCTACGGCGACAAGGAGCAGCTCGGCGTCGCCCAGGAGCACGGGGGCGTGCGCGGCTACTTCAACGTCTTCGCGAACGGCCTGGTGGCGACCGCCGCCGCCATCCTCTACGGCCTGACCGGCCAGCCGGTTTTTGCGGCGCTCTTCATGGGCAGCGTCGCCTCCGCGGCCGCCGATACCGCCGCAAGCGAGATCGGGGTCACGGGGAAGGTGCCGTACCTGATCACGACGCTCAAGCCGGTGCCGCGGGGGACGAACGGCGGGGTGACCCTGCGGGGCGAGGTCGCGGCCGTCATCGCCGCCGCCCTCGTCGCCGCCGTCGCATGGGCGATGGGCGTTGCCGACCCCTGGATGGTCGTCGTCACGATCGCCGCCGGGTTCATCGGCACCAATGTCGACAGCCTGGTGGGCGCGACGCTCGAGAACAGCGGCAGGATCGGGAACTCGGGCACGAACCTGGTCGCCACGTTCTCGGGCGGGGTATCGGGGATGCTGATCTATATGCTCGTGTAA